In Streptomyces sp. NBC_01439, the following are encoded in one genomic region:
- a CDS encoding alpha/beta fold hydrolase, producing MTATVSFTIDSPLGPRPTTLAYERKGAGEPLLLLHGIGHHLQAWHPVIDILAAEHDVIAVDLPGFGASEPLPQGVPYALGTVAPALGALCTALGVERPHVAGNSLGGLLALEMGRSNLVRSVTALSPAGFWTEAERRYAFATLLAMRAGAKALPLPAVRRLARSAPGRAALTGTIYARPSRRPAEAVVAETLALRDATGFEDTLAAGGSVRFTDDVPGLPVTIAWGTRDRLLLRRQGIRAKHTVPGARLVRLPGCGHVPMNDDPALVSRVVLDTARSVRLVAA from the coding sequence ATGACCGCCACGGTCTCCTTCACGATCGATTCGCCGCTCGGCCCCCGCCCCACCACCCTCGCCTACGAGCGCAAGGGCGCTGGTGAACCACTTCTCCTGCTGCACGGCATAGGCCATCACCTCCAGGCCTGGCACCCGGTGATCGACATCCTGGCCGCCGAACACGACGTGATCGCCGTCGACCTACCCGGCTTCGGCGCCTCGGAGCCCCTTCCCCAGGGCGTTCCCTATGCGCTGGGGACCGTGGCTCCGGCCCTCGGGGCGCTCTGCACGGCCCTCGGGGTCGAGCGCCCGCACGTCGCGGGCAATTCGCTCGGCGGTCTGCTCGCCCTGGAAATGGGCCGGAGCAACCTCGTCCGCTCCGTCACCGCGCTCTCCCCCGCCGGGTTCTGGACCGAGGCCGAGCGCCGCTACGCGTTCGCCACCCTCCTCGCGATGCGCGCCGGCGCCAAGGCGCTGCCCCTGCCCGCCGTACGCCGGCTCGCCCGCAGCGCCCCCGGCCGCGCCGCGCTCACCGGCACCATCTACGCCCGCCCGTCCCGCCGCCCGGCCGAGGCGGTCGTCGCCGAGACGCTCGCCCTGCGCGATGCCACCGGTTTCGAGGACACGTTGGCCGCGGGCGGCTCGGTCCGGTTCACCGACGACGTGCCCGGCCTGCCGGTCACCATCGCCTGGGGCACCCGCGACCGGCTGCTGCTGCGCCGCCAGGGCATCCGCGCCAAGCACACCGTCCCCGGCGCCCGGCTGGTCCGGCTGCCGGGCTGCGGCCACGTCCCGATGAACGACGATCCGGCCCTCGTGTCCCGGGTGGTGCTCGACACGGCGCGCAGCGTGCGGCTCGTGGCCGCCTGA
- a CDS encoding GNAT family N-acetyltransferase — protein sequence MTDRNLASAHRPHRHHWRRDVVELAAMFCAVAVADAIANLVVHGPRGPVLLVASAVVLLVTAAFHTWWARRHSHAPPPRHTDLGDPEQLPATTSGAAASAPAVASSTALWRMRTTVRDEPGSLAALCTALARNGVDILTLQTHPLPEGGTVDEFLLRAPQELPSADLARAISRAGGHSTWIERADAHDLVDTPTRVLGLATRTALDAAELPLALRQLLGRCTIHSIPATTLTGRPNAGADAPVEGVLEATVMRLRDPSGGAITVERPYLPFTPTEFARARALVELDARLGPRVPRSQDVLTLPEGNEITVRRADGSDRAAARAMHDRCSERTLSLRYHGPVNDADRYLGHLLSPRFGRTLAATTTSGKLIALGHLLWDGDETEVALLIEDDWQRRGIGSELLRRLLAMAVEAGCDSVYAVTQASNTGMVAAMRGLGLPLDYQIEEGTLVITARLDATPVNSRLPYELPRELPQELPHEQSAPRRRA from the coding sequence ATGACTGACCGTAACCTCGCCTCCGCCCACCGTCCCCACCGTCACCACTGGCGCCGCGACGTCGTCGAACTCGCCGCAATGTTCTGCGCCGTCGCGGTCGCCGACGCCATCGCCAATCTCGTCGTGCACGGCCCCAGGGGCCCGGTCCTGCTCGTGGCCTCGGCCGTCGTGCTCCTGGTGACGGCGGCCTTCCACACCTGGTGGGCACGGCGCCACAGCCATGCGCCCCCGCCGCGGCACACGGACCTCGGCGATCCGGAGCAGCTCCCCGCGACGACCTCCGGCGCGGCAGCGAGTGCGCCCGCGGTCGCGAGCAGCACCGCCCTCTGGCGGATGCGCACGACCGTACGGGACGAGCCGGGCTCCCTGGCCGCCCTCTGCACCGCCCTCGCCCGCAACGGCGTCGACATCCTGACCCTCCAGACGCACCCGCTCCCCGAGGGCGGCACGGTCGACGAGTTCCTGCTGCGCGCCCCGCAGGAACTGCCCTCCGCCGACCTCGCCCGGGCGATCTCCCGGGCCGGCGGCCACAGCACCTGGATCGAGCGCGCCGACGCCCACGACCTGGTCGACACCCCGACGCGGGTCCTCGGCCTCGCCACCCGCACCGCCCTGGACGCCGCCGAGCTGCCCCTCGCCCTGCGCCAGCTGCTCGGCCGCTGCACGATCCACTCGATCCCGGCGACCACCCTCACCGGCCGCCCCAACGCCGGCGCGGACGCCCCCGTCGAGGGGGTCCTGGAGGCCACGGTCATGCGGCTGCGCGACCCGTCCGGCGGTGCGATCACCGTGGAGCGGCCCTACCTTCCCTTCACCCCGACCGAGTTCGCCCGGGCCCGCGCCCTCGTCGAGCTCGACGCCCGGCTCGGCCCCCGCGTCCCGCGCAGTCAGGACGTGCTGACCCTGCCCGAGGGCAACGAGATCACCGTGCGCCGCGCCGACGGCTCCGACCGGGCGGCGGCCCGGGCCATGCACGACCGCTGCTCCGAGCGCACGCTGTCGCTGCGCTACCACGGCCCCGTCAACGACGCCGACCGCTACCTCGGCCACCTGCTGAGCCCCCGCTTCGGCCGCACCCTCGCCGCGACCACCACCTCCGGCAAGCTCATCGCCCTCGGCCACCTGCTGTGGGACGGCGACGAGACCGAGGTCGCCCTGCTCATCGAAGACGACTGGCAGCGCCGCGGCATCGGTTCCGAGCTGCTGCGCCGGCTCCTCGCGATGGCCGTCGAGGCCGGGTGCGACAGCGTGTACGCCGTCACCCAGGCCTCCAACACCGGCATGGTCGCCGCCATGCGCGGCCTCGGCCTGCCCCTCGACTACCAGATCGAGGAGGGCACCCTGGTGATCACGGCCCGGCTGGACGCCACCCCGGTCAACTCCCGGCTGCCCTACGAACTTCCCCGCGAGCTCCCGCAGGAACTCCCGCACGAGCAGTCGGCTCCGCGGCGCCGCGCCTGA
- a CDS encoding DUF885 domain-containing protein, translating into MSETLHNGSAPRLPRQVADAYVDDLIALDPITGTYLGVASSSSKLPDYSPAGRAAVAELIRETLTRLDAAESEAGADSDAERRCARLLRERLSAELAVLEADEDLCAVSNIHSPAHSVREIFSLTPADTDEDWAAIAERLRAVPAAFAGYRESLGLGLERGLYGGPRATTTMIGQLTTWVGQDGSEAPFFEGFVSAGPDALRAELDAAAAGATAAVVALRDWMSSVYAPAVEGKPDTVGRERYARWARFFNGTDLDLEEAYAYGWSEYHRLLAEMKSEAAKILPGAGPWEALKHLDEHGTHIEGVDEVQVWLQGLMDEAIENLDGTHFELAERVRRVESRIAPPGGPAAPYYTSPSEDFSRPGRTWLPTMGLTRFPVYDLVSTWYHEGVPGHHLQLAQWTHVADQLSRYQATVGMVSANAEGWALYAERLMDELGYLKDAEQRLGYLDCQMMRAARVIVDIGMHVGLEIPADSPFHPGERWTVDLAQEFFGLHSGRPADFVESELTRYLSMPGQAIGYKLGERAWLLGRDNARAAHGGSFDLKAWHMAALSQGSLGLDDLVDELSKL; encoded by the coding sequence ATGTCAGAGACCCTCCACAACGGCAGTGCACCGCGGCTGCCCCGCCAGGTGGCCGACGCTTACGTCGACGACCTCATCGCCCTCGACCCGATCACGGGCACCTACCTCGGTGTCGCCTCGAGTTCGAGCAAGCTCCCGGACTACTCCCCGGCGGGCCGTGCGGCTGTAGCCGAGCTCATCCGCGAGACCCTGACCCGCCTCGACGCGGCCGAGTCGGAGGCCGGCGCCGACAGCGACGCCGAACGCCGCTGCGCCCGGCTGCTGCGCGAGCGCCTCAGCGCCGAGCTCGCCGTACTGGAGGCCGACGAGGACCTGTGCGCGGTCAGCAACATCCACAGCCCCGCGCACTCCGTCCGTGAGATCTTCTCCCTGACGCCCGCCGACACCGACGAGGACTGGGCGGCGATCGCCGAGCGCCTGCGCGCCGTACCGGCCGCCTTCGCCGGCTACCGCGAGAGCCTCGGGCTCGGCCTGGAGCGAGGCCTCTACGGCGGCCCCCGCGCCACCACCACCATGATCGGCCAGCTCACGACCTGGGTCGGCCAGGACGGCTCCGAGGCGCCCTTCTTCGAGGGCTTCGTCTCCGCCGGTCCTGACGCCCTGCGCGCCGAACTGGACGCCGCGGCCGCCGGCGCGACCGCCGCCGTCGTCGCACTGCGCGACTGGATGAGCTCGGTGTACGCCCCGGCCGTCGAGGGCAAGCCCGACACCGTGGGCCGCGAGCGCTACGCCCGCTGGGCCCGCTTCTTCAACGGCACCGACCTGGACCTGGAAGAGGCGTACGCCTACGGCTGGTCGGAGTACCACCGGCTGCTCGCCGAGATGAAGTCCGAGGCTGCCAAGATCCTTCCGGGCGCCGGCCCCTGGGAGGCGCTGAAGCACCTGGACGAGCACGGCACCCACATCGAGGGCGTGGACGAGGTCCAGGTCTGGCTGCAGGGCCTGATGGACGAGGCCATCGAGAACCTCGACGGCACGCACTTCGAACTCGCCGAGCGCGTCCGCAGGGTGGAGTCCCGCATCGCCCCGCCGGGCGGTCCCGCGGCCCCGTACTACACGTCCCCTTCCGAGGACTTCTCCCGCCCGGGCCGCACCTGGCTGCCCACCATGGGCCTGACCCGCTTCCCCGTGTACGACCTGGTGTCCACCTGGTACCACGAGGGCGTGCCGGGCCATCACCTGCAACTCGCGCAGTGGACGCACGTGGCGGACCAGCTCTCCCGCTACCAGGCCACCGTCGGCATGGTCAGCGCCAACGCCGAGGGCTGGGCGCTGTACGCGGAGCGGCTGATGGACGAACTGGGCTACCTCAAGGACGCCGAGCAGCGTCTGGGTTACCTGGACTGCCAGATGATGCGCGCGGCGCGGGTCATCGTGGACATCGGCATGCACGTGGGCCTGGAGATCCCGGCGGACTCGCCGTTCCACCCGGGCGAACGGTGGACGGTTGACCTGGCGCAGGAGTTCTTCGGCCTGCACAGCGGCCGGCCGGCGGACTTCGTCGAGAGCGAGCTCACCCGCTACCTGTCCATGCCGGGACAGGCGATCGGCTACAAGCTGGGTGAGCGCGCCTGGCTCCTGGGCCGGGACAACGCGCGTGCCGCGCACGGCGGTTCCTTCGACCTGAAGGCCTGGCACATGGCTGCGCTGTCGCAGGGTTCGCTGGGGCTGGACGATCTGGTGGACGAGCTGTCGAAGCTCTGA
- a CDS encoding rhodanese-like domain-containing protein, with the protein MTTTQTHTNQPGSAAPATTNPVLRVPPASPAAAAAYFAASLAFHADVSDVAAAFKAHREQGAELGFQLVDSRSTPSWDQAHVPGAVHLPTALIPEQAEGLLDKNVPVVTYCWGPGCNGGTRSALALAELGFQVKEMLGGIEYWIREGFEVETWQGSQQRAGADPLTAPTDSDDCGC; encoded by the coding sequence ATGACGACGACGCAGACGCACACGAACCAGCCGGGCTCCGCCGCCCCCGCCACCACCAATCCCGTGCTCCGGGTGCCGCCGGCTTCCCCGGCCGCGGCCGCCGCGTACTTCGCCGCGAGCCTGGCCTTCCACGCGGACGTGTCGGACGTCGCCGCCGCCTTCAAGGCCCACCGCGAGCAGGGCGCGGAGCTCGGCTTCCAGCTCGTCGACTCCCGCTCCACCCCGTCCTGGGACCAGGCCCACGTGCCCGGCGCCGTCCACCTGCCCACCGCCCTGATCCCCGAGCAGGCAGAGGGGCTCCTGGACAAGAACGTCCCCGTGGTGACGTACTGCTGGGGCCCCGGCTGCAACGGAGGCACCCGCTCCGCCCTCGCCCTGGCCGAACTCGGCTTCCAGGTGAAGGAGATGCTCGGCGGCATCGAGTACTGGATCCGGGAGGGCTTCGAGGTCGAGACCTGGCAGGGCAGCCAGCAGCGTGCCGGGGCCGACCCGCTGACCGCGCCGACCGACTCGGACGACTGCGGCTGCTGA
- a CDS encoding Lrp/AsnC family transcriptional regulator encodes MTDYSPDATDWRILEALQRDGRASFTELARSVSMSASAVTERVRRLEETGIITGYTAVVDPERLGKSILALVRLRYPHGNYKPFHDFLEATPEILEAHHVTGDDCFVLKVATRSMSHLEEVTGRISGLGSVTTSIVYSSPLPRRPLSP; translated from the coding sequence ATGACCGACTATTCCCCTGATGCCACCGACTGGCGGATCCTCGAAGCCCTCCAGCGGGACGGCCGCGCCAGTTTCACCGAGCTCGCCCGCTCCGTGTCCATGTCCGCGAGCGCCGTCACCGAGCGGGTCCGCCGACTGGAGGAGACCGGCATCATCACCGGCTACACGGCGGTGGTGGACCCGGAAAGGCTCGGCAAGTCGATCCTCGCCCTGGTGCGGCTGCGCTACCCGCACGGCAACTACAAGCCCTTCCACGACTTCCTGGAGGCCACCCCGGAGATCCTGGAGGCCCACCACGTCACGGGCGACGACTGCTTCGTCCTCAAGGTCGCGACCCGCTCGATGTCACACCTGGAGGAGGTCACGGGCCGGATCTCGGGGCTCGGTTCGGTGACGACGAGCATCGTCTACTCCTCCCCGCTGCCCCGCCGGCCGCTCAGTCCGTGA
- a CDS encoding alkaline phosphatase D family protein encodes MASIPRTRRSLIGGSLALSSALIAAPALAAPAFARSGRPGALWGVQSGEITAHSATVWTRSDRLARMYVETSPSEAFRYAVRRHRGPLLGPSSDFTGTTVLRDLPPGQEVHYRVVLTDPDDPRRSSPPVHGTFRTTPVSRRHDVRFLWSGDLAGQGWGINPDLGGYRVFEEMRLRNPDFFLFSGDTIYADGPIKATAPLRDGSLWRNVTTEEKAKVAETLAEFRGNFRYNLLDRNLLGFNAQVPVLAQWDDHEVRNNWYPGQLIDDPRYTVKDADTLAARARQAFGEYFPVTDLRGGRAEGRMYRVMRYGPLLDVFVLDMRTYRNANSPDTQAEDPIGILGPEQLAWIKRELSRSRATWKVIAADMPLGIVVPDGTANFEAVAQGDPGAPLGRELQIAELLRHIKHQRVTGTLWVTADVHYTAANHYAPERAAFTDFAPFWEFVSGPIGAGGFPAGRLDATFGPEAAYVQSAPFANMSPSENPPYYGEVDIDGGSGDLTVRLRRQGGDVLFTRTLRPGRVGQ; translated from the coding sequence ATGGCATCGATTCCGCGCACCCGACGGTCCCTCATCGGCGGTTCCCTCGCCCTGTCCTCCGCGCTGATCGCCGCCCCGGCACTCGCCGCGCCGGCCTTCGCCCGCTCCGGCCGGCCGGGCGCGCTGTGGGGCGTCCAGTCCGGCGAGATCACCGCCCACTCGGCCACCGTGTGGACCCGGTCCGACCGCCTGGCGCGGATGTACGTCGAGACCTCCCCGAGCGAGGCGTTCCGCTACGCCGTACGCCGCCACCGCGGCCCGCTGCTCGGCCCGTCGAGCGACTTCACCGGAACCACCGTGCTGCGCGATCTGCCGCCCGGCCAGGAAGTCCACTACCGGGTCGTCCTGACCGACCCCGACGACCCCCGCCGCAGCTCCCCGCCGGTCCACGGCACCTTCCGCACCACCCCCGTCTCCCGCCGCCACGACGTGCGCTTCCTGTGGTCCGGCGACCTGGCGGGCCAGGGCTGGGGCATCAACCCCGACCTCGGCGGCTACCGCGTCTTCGAGGAGATGCGGCTGCGCAACCCCGACTTCTTCCTCTTCAGCGGTGACACGATCTACGCCGACGGGCCGATCAAGGCCACCGCCCCGCTGCGCGACGGCAGCCTCTGGCGCAACGTCACGACCGAGGAGAAGGCGAAGGTCGCCGAGACGCTCGCCGAGTTCCGCGGGAACTTCCGCTACAACCTGCTCGATCGCAATCTGCTCGGCTTCAACGCCCAGGTCCCGGTCCTCGCCCAGTGGGACGACCACGAGGTGCGCAACAACTGGTACCCCGGCCAGCTCATCGACGACCCCCGCTACACCGTCAAGGACGCCGACACCCTCGCCGCCCGCGCCCGCCAGGCCTTCGGGGAGTACTTCCCCGTCACCGACCTGCGCGGCGGCCGCGCCGAGGGCCGGATGTACCGGGTGATGCGGTACGGCCCGCTGCTCGACGTCTTCGTGCTCGACATGCGCACCTACCGGAACGCCAACTCCCCCGACACCCAGGCCGAGGACCCCATCGGCATCCTCGGCCCCGAGCAGCTGGCCTGGATCAAGCGCGAGCTGTCCCGCTCGCGCGCCACCTGGAAGGTCATCGCCGCCGACATGCCCCTGGGCATCGTCGTCCCCGACGGGACCGCGAACTTCGAAGCCGTGGCCCAGGGCGACCCGGGCGCCCCACTGGGTCGCGAGCTCCAGATCGCCGAACTCCTGCGGCACATCAAGCACCAGCGCGTCACGGGCACCCTCTGGGTCACGGCCGACGTCCACTACACCGCCGCGAACCACTACGCGCCGGAGCGGGCTGCCTTCACCGACTTCGCGCCGTTCTGGGAGTTCGTGTCGGGCCCGATCGGCGCCGGCGGCTTCCCGGCCGGGCGGCTCGACGCCACCTTCGGCCCGGAGGCGGCCTACGTGCAGTCGGCTCCCTTCGCCAACATGTCACCGTCCGAGAACCCTCCGTACTACGGCGAGGTCGACATCGACGGCGGCAGCGGGGACCTCACCGTCCGTCTGCGCCGCCAGGGAGGGGACGTACTCTTCACCCGGACGCTCCGGCCCGGACGCGTGGGCCAGTGA